One window of Vanessa atalanta chromosome 9, ilVanAtal1.2, whole genome shotgun sequence genomic DNA carries:
- the LOC125066488 gene encoding coiled-coil domain-containing protein 170 translates to MEEEKSKEEIEDWKIYEALRSKSPTEMEADVGNDVVTSLRSDLAALQYKRDKLISENNDLKNQMLSRDQRILEQQVEIDHLREQNARQNAIISSLKKKIQDLEEYQRNLQAAQGRSDLTVQTLQRDNRYCEEKIKDLEKKIRSLELECNNEEQQKENARCQFHDLIRRLSVALDSDFCDTNHTHSPESLIIKASELVQEITRLKNKCMNTTENLSTIEQDLRSCRDSLERANTDKDMLQRQLSTQLLDIERLKQEKESLAVSNRVLERELHESREKLTHCSKNLNVVTDNVNQNESMIIQLKEDLRHRDEKYQRLQTEFRNTMESIAILLSLPTRFVEAHESTIKDRIREILSDNKDKSVQLEALREKLGMESQQLGRTAHLHDQATTRVRILEDERNMLETKVHKLESELNAMELSRDNLRKDKANFVAFLERLSRTLNMDELTQDIGVELHTESIIHRAEQLARLESDKIVDKLLYYGYYGTLPRLRRERSFHDLPYLKETAVVYQLQRRIRILREQLQRKDLHLDLLRRKLSVQEESSRVRAVLQAERDEAVSRSKKLARQCDKLGVQLSDARAQVRDLNAQLADAAEYKIASLERARKIEELQKKLDEAELLRTRYNRKVNVLKDQVRSTGETFEQERSTAEHQINMLRDELSRTKEALAECQRREAQLQSFRNSIAKLLGILVPSSVSDFEMVSRLQKLIDAHHDFTIVSRRYDDPALLRASSRSPPPSRCRTRTPDRSLRYDDSGYADPAFDLEDELYKGRAAM, encoded by the exons ATGGAAGAAGAGAAGAGCAAGGAGGAGATAGAGGACTGGAAAATTTACGAAGCATTAAGGAGTAAAAGCCCAACCGAG ATGGAAGCAGATGTTGGTAATGATGTGGTGACATCTTTAAGAAGCGACTTAGCCGCACTACAATATAAACGTGATAAATTAATCTCTGAA AATAACGATTTAAAGAACCAAATGTTGTCTCGTGATCAAAGAATATTAGAACAGCAAGTGGAAATCGACCACCTGCGTGAACAAAATGCACGTCAAAACGCTATTATATCATCCCTCAAAAAGAAAATTCAAGACCTCGAAGAATATCAACGTAATTTACAAGCTGCGCAAGGTAGAAGTGATTTGACTGTGCAAACACTTCAAAGGGATAACCGTTACTGcgaagagaaaataaaagatttagaaaaaaaaataagatctcTCGAATTGGAATGTAATAATGAAGAGCAGCAAAAAGAAAATGCGCGATGTCAATTTCATGACCTAATTAGACGATTGTCTGTTGCTTTGGATTCAGATTTTTGTGATACCAATCATACCCATTCACCAGAAAGCCTTATTATCAAAGCTTCAGAACTTGTGCAAGAGATCacaagacttaaaaataaatgtatgaacaCGACAGAAAACTTATCGACCATCGAGCAGGATCTTAGAAGTTGCAGAGATTCTCTAGAACGTGCAAATACCGATAAAGACATGTTACAAAGACAACTTTCCACTCAACTTCTTGATATAGAAAGACTTAAACAAGAAAAAGAATCTCTCGCTGTTTCTAATCGAGTTCTTGAAAGAGAACTTCATGAAAGCAGGGAAAAACTAACTCACTGTTCGAAGAATCTTAATGTTGTAACTGATAACGTCAACCAAAACGAATCAATGATAATCCAATTAAAAG AGGATTTGCGACATCGTGACGAAAAATATCAAAGACTACAGACCGAGTTTCGAAATACGATGGAATCCATTGCAATCCTACTTAGCTTGCCAACACGTTTTGTCGAAGCACACGAAAGCACTATCAAAGATCGTATTAGAGAAATATTAAGTGACAATAAGGATAAATCTGTG CAATTGGAAGCGTTACGAGAAAAATTGGGCATGGAATCTCAGCAATTGGGCAGAACTGCTCATTTACACGATCAAGCCACTACCCGTGTGCGGATCCTCGAAGACGAAAGGAATATGCTCGAAACGAAAGTTCACAAATTGGAATCAGAACTAAACGCAATGGAACTTTCCAGAGATAATCTTCGAAAGGATAAAGCAAAC TTCGTGGCATTCCTCGAGCGACTCAGCCGCACTCTTAATATGGATGAGTTGACCCAGGATATCGGCGTAGAACTACACACTGAATCCATTATACACCGAGCAGAGCAACTCGCACGACTCGAGAGCGATAAAATCGTAGACAAG CTGCTATATTATGGATACTATGGCACACTCCCGAGGCTGCGAAGAGAACGATCTTTCCATGATTTACCTTATCTTAAAGAA ACAGCCGTAGTATATCAACTCCAGCGTCGAATACGGATATTAAGGGAACAGTTGCAAAGAAAAGATTTACACTTGGATTTACTAAGGCGTAAGCTTAGCGTGCAG gaagagagttcaagagtacgtgcaGTCCTGCAAGCCGAACGAGACGAAGCGGTGAGTCGCAGTAAAAAACTAGCGCGGCAGTGCGACAAACTGGGCGTGCAGCTGAGCGACGCGCGCGCACAAGTTCGCGATCTAAACGCACAGCTCGCCGACGCCGCAGAATACaag ATAGCTTCACTAGAACGAGCACGCAAAATAGAAGAACTACAAAAGAAACTCGACGAAGCGGAATTACTTCGAACGAGATACAATCGTAAAGTCAACGTTTTAAAGGATCAAGTCAGATCTACTGGCGAAACGTTCGAACAAGAAAGATCAACTGCGGAACATCAAATTAATATGCTGAGGGACGAGCTTTCCAGAACAAAGGAAGCTCTCGCTGAATGTCAAAGGAGAGAAGCACAGTTACAAAGCTTTAG GAATTCGATTGCTAAGCTGCTGGGAATATTGGTGCCATCGTCTGTGTCCGACTTCGAAATGGTGTCGCGACTTCAGAAGTTGATAGATGCCCATCACGACTTTACGATTGTGTCACGACGTTACGACGACCCCGCACTGCTGCGGGCTTCGTCCAGATCACCGCCCCCTTCACGGTGCAGGACACGAACACCAGATCG ATCCCTACGCTATGATGACTCCGGATACGCCGACCCGGCGTTCGATTTGGAGGACGAGCTTTACAAAGGGCGCGCGGCGATGTGA